One genomic segment of Nonomuraea coxensis DSM 45129 includes these proteins:
- a CDS encoding extradiol ring-cleavage dioxygenase → MAEIVAVIASTHHPFYYRASTATGADRPPFADEWVRKVMAFRETLTRANPDVLVMVGSDHFHQLWLDNMPQFLVGKAPFYDANWYNEEREFGLPRMTCQGEEDLSAHLLRGGLDLGFDLAFSNELRIDHSITCPIITLRPQNDLPIVPVYTNIFAPPLPQPKRFVQLGQAIRELIESWPDDRRVAVIGTGHLSLELGGPRQFGPHGPDPEFDRKAVEWISTGDLEGCLSEVTLDSLWNPGNATHGFMDFMLMMGVAGEGRKADYTDTYDLFHTMEAYFTWYPDGGGHA, encoded by the coding sequence CCGGCCGCCGTTCGCCGACGAGTGGGTCCGCAAGGTCATGGCCTTCCGCGAGACCCTGACCAGGGCGAACCCGGACGTGCTCGTCATGGTGGGCTCCGACCACTTCCACCAGCTCTGGCTGGACAACATGCCGCAGTTCCTGGTCGGCAAGGCCCCCTTCTACGACGCGAACTGGTACAACGAGGAACGCGAGTTCGGCCTGCCCCGGATGACCTGCCAGGGCGAGGAGGACCTGTCGGCCCACCTCCTGCGCGGCGGCCTCGACCTCGGCTTCGACCTGGCCTTCTCCAACGAGCTGCGGATCGACCACTCGATCACGTGCCCGATCATCACCCTGCGCCCGCAGAACGACCTGCCGATCGTGCCCGTCTACACCAACATCTTCGCCCCGCCGCTGCCGCAGCCCAAGCGCTTCGTGCAGCTCGGGCAGGCCATCCGCGAGCTGATCGAGTCGTGGCCGGACGACCGCAGGGTCGCCGTCATCGGCACCGGCCACCTGTCGCTGGAGCTCGGCGGGCCGCGCCAGTTCGGGCCGCACGGCCCCGACCCCGAGTTCGACCGCAAGGCCGTCGAGTGGATCTCCACCGGCGACCTGGAGGGCTGCCTGTCGGAGGTCACCCTCGACAGCCTGTGGAACCCCGGCAACGCCACCCACGGCTTCATGGACTTCATGCTGATGATGGGGGTCGCGGGTGAGGGCCGCAAGGCCGACTACACCGACACCTACGACCTGTTCCACACCATGGAGGCGTACTTCACCTGGTATCCGGACGGAGGCGGCCACGCATGA
- a CDS encoding quinone oxidoreductase family protein encodes MRAARIVTCGEPPVVADCPDPEPGPGESLVRVLAAPITPLDLLCASGTSYFGTPATPYVPGVQGVGTADDGRLVWFPTRAGMAPGDGSMAELARVPAADLVELPAGADPVAVAALGLSAVAAYQALTWRGELAAGEQVLVLGAGGAVGQAAVQLARVHGARRVVAAARSAAARERAAEAGADAVVALDAADDVAGLAARLTAACDGPVDLVLDPLYGVPAAAAARTLRAGGRLVNLGGSAGETSPLDSSTLRGRSLRVLGYTNNELTGEQRAAAMGHVASLALEGRLHVTHERVPLADAATAWHRQSTGATSGRLVLTP; translated from the coding sequence ATGCGTGCCGCGCGGATCGTGACGTGCGGCGAGCCGCCCGTCGTCGCCGACTGCCCCGACCCCGAGCCGGGGCCCGGCGAGTCGCTGGTGCGGGTGCTCGCCGCCCCCATCACCCCGCTCGACCTGCTGTGCGCGAGCGGGACGTCGTACTTCGGGACGCCCGCGACGCCGTACGTGCCCGGCGTCCAGGGCGTCGGCACGGCCGACGACGGGCGGCTCGTGTGGTTCCCGACGCGGGCCGGGATGGCGCCGGGCGACGGCAGCATGGCGGAGCTGGCCCGCGTGCCGGCCGCGGACCTCGTCGAGCTGCCCGCCGGGGCCGACCCGGTCGCGGTGGCCGCGCTCGGGCTGTCGGCCGTGGCCGCGTACCAGGCGCTGACCTGGCGGGGCGAGCTGGCGGCGGGCGAGCAGGTGCTCGTCCTGGGCGCCGGGGGCGCGGTCGGGCAGGCGGCCGTGCAACTGGCCCGCGTGCACGGCGCCCGCCGGGTCGTCGCCGCCGCGCGCTCGGCCGCCGCCCGCGAACGCGCCGCCGAGGCGGGCGCGGACGCCGTCGTCGCGCTGGACGCCGCCGACGACGTCGCAGGACTGGCCGCCCGCCTGACCGCCGCCTGCGACGGGCCCGTGGACCTGGTCCTCGACCCGCTGTACGGCGTCCCGGCCGCGGCCGCCGCCCGTACGCTGCGGGCCGGCGGACGGCTGGTCAACCTGGGCGGCTCGGCGGGGGAGACGTCCCCGCTCGACTCCTCGACCCTGCGCGGCCGGTCCCTGCGGGTGCTCGGCTACACCAACAACGAGCTGACGGGGGAGCAGCGGGCGGCGGCGATGGGCCACGTGGCGTCACTGGCGCTGGAGGGCCGTCTCCACGTCACCCACGAACGCGTCCCACTGGCCGACGCCGCGACCGCCTGGCACCGCCAGTCCACCGGCGCGACCTCCGGCCGCCTGGTCCTCACCCCCTGA
- a CDS encoding aminoglycoside adenylyltransferase domain-containing protein: MTPPAELSRAVEHYLSVADRLVPGLVTGCYVVGSAALGDWRPAVSDIDVVAVTGRAAGEQELRRLSLLHKLGNLRAAGRALARRQPHLPGTVNAVFVAAGDLGRPVTRIRPVASHSGPRFRRGQGFDVNPVMWKVLGERGIPVRGPAPATLGLDPEPSLLRPWTLGQLRGHWARYAARALSGRPPRRRLQSPHRLALAYALSPPRLHRTVTTGEVISKEAAGAYALDTFGARWHPLLRLALAHRRGVPGPALDPSRIPRLTGEFIQEVIAAARPDVRG; the protein is encoded by the coding sequence GTGACGCCGCCCGCGGAGCTGTCGCGGGCCGTGGAGCACTACCTGTCCGTCGCCGACCGCCTGGTTCCCGGGCTGGTCACCGGCTGCTACGTCGTCGGCTCGGCCGCGCTGGGCGACTGGCGGCCGGCCGTGAGCGACATCGACGTGGTCGCCGTCACAGGGCGGGCGGCCGGCGAGCAGGAGCTGCGGCGGTTGTCGCTGCTGCACAAGCTGGGCAACCTGCGGGCCGCCGGGCGGGCGCTCGCGCGCCGGCAGCCGCACCTGCCCGGCACGGTCAACGCCGTCTTCGTCGCCGCCGGCGACCTGGGCCGGCCGGTGACCCGGATCCGGCCGGTGGCCTCGCACAGCGGGCCGAGGTTCCGGCGCGGGCAGGGGTTCGACGTCAACCCGGTGATGTGGAAGGTGCTCGGCGAGCGCGGCATCCCGGTGCGCGGGCCCGCCCCGGCCACGCTGGGGCTCGACCCGGAGCCTTCGCTGCTCCGGCCCTGGACCCTCGGCCAGCTTCGCGGCCACTGGGCCCGCTACGCGGCGCGGGCGCTCTCCGGCCGGCCGCCGCGCAGGCGGTTGCAGTCGCCGCACCGGCTGGCGCTGGCGTACGCGCTGTCGCCGCCCCGGCTGCACCGGACGGTGACGACCGGTGAGGTGATCTCGAAGGAGGCGGCGGGGGCGTACGCGCTGGACACCTTCGGCGCCCGCTGGCACCCGCTCCTCCGGCTCGCCCTCGCCCACCGCCGCGGCGTCCCGGGCCCGGCCCTCGACCCGTCCCGGATCCCCCGCCTGACCGGCGAGTTCATCCAGGAGGTGATCGCCGCCGCCCGCCCGGACGTCAGGGGGTGA
- a CDS encoding IclR family transcriptional regulator domain-containing protein — protein MARADTGPDFIEALARGLDVIRAFRPGRPVMSLTEVATAAGLARPTARRILLTLQELGYARGEAGGYALTPRVLELGVSYIRSMGLWEVARPHMERLVAQTRESCSIAQLDGSDIVYVARVSVPKIVTLSVQIGTRFPALQTSLGKVLLAALPPDEVGRVLAEPSRSGVEPRWRPDAAERDAALREVRAKGWAITDEELALGIRSVAAPLRDGLGNVIAALNVNAHAAETSVERLADEHLPLLLRTASAISADWAAYETVPHVTVPS, from the coding sequence ATGGCACGTGCTGACACCGGCCCCGACTTCATCGAGGCGCTGGCCCGCGGCCTCGACGTGATCAGGGCCTTCCGTCCTGGCCGGCCGGTCATGTCCCTGACCGAGGTGGCCACCGCGGCCGGCCTCGCCCGGCCCACCGCCCGGCGCATCCTGCTCACCCTCCAGGAGCTCGGCTACGCGCGCGGCGAGGCGGGCGGCTACGCGCTCACACCCCGCGTGCTGGAGCTCGGCGTCTCCTACATCCGGTCGATGGGCCTGTGGGAGGTGGCCAGGCCGCACATGGAGCGGCTGGTGGCGCAGACCCGCGAGTCCTGCTCGATCGCCCAGCTCGACGGCTCCGACATCGTGTACGTCGCCCGCGTCTCCGTCCCCAAGATCGTCACCCTGTCCGTGCAGATCGGCACCCGCTTCCCGGCCCTGCAGACGTCCCTGGGCAAGGTGCTGCTGGCCGCGCTGCCGCCGGACGAGGTCGGCCGGGTGCTGGCCGAGCCGAGCCGGTCCGGCGTCGAGCCGCGCTGGCGGCCCGACGCGGCCGAGCGGGACGCCGCCCTCCGCGAGGTCCGCGCCAAGGGCTGGGCGATCACGGACGAGGAGCTCGCCCTCGGCATCCGCAGCGTGGCCGCGCCGCTGCGCGACGGGCTCGGCAACGTCATCGCGGCGCTCAACGTCAACGCCCACGCCGCCGAGACCTCCGTGGAGCGGCTCGCCGACGAGCACCTGCCGCTGCTGCTGAGGACGGCGAGCGCGATCAGCGCCGACTGGGCGGCGTACGAAACGGTCCCGCACGTCACGGTCCCCTCGTGA
- a CDS encoding GMC oxidoreductase encodes MSDTSSLRPSSGGRLSRRGFIAGTGAAVVLGGTAPARASAAAGPIADGAHVPVLVIGTGYGGAVAALRLAQAGVDVHMVEMGMAWDTPGPDGKIFCNTREPDYRSYWLRTRTKAPLNYFLGFPIDRDIPRHTGVLDAEEFAGITVYQGRGVGGGSLVNGGMAVTPKRENFASVLPTVNAAEMYDVYYPRANAALGVGSVDPAWFESTPYYQYARVGRKHAQRSGFPFVFVPDVYDWDHMKQEEAGTVPKSALAAEILYGNNHGKKSLQKTYLAQARATGRVAISPLHRVTSVAPAGSGRYAVTIEQLGTSGAVTATKTVTAGRVFFAAGSVGTSKLLVKLKATGALPNLNGEVGKGWGDNGNVMCGRANHLWDPTGAQQSAIPCAGIDNWTAGGAFAEVAPLPTGIETFASFYLSITRNPHRAEFTWNAAAGRVDLSWQTAWKQPSIDMAKTIFDRINSKEGTIYRTDLFGVYKIWGDHLTYHPLGGAVLGRATDNYGRLSGHPGLYVIDGALIPGNTTVNPFVTITALAERNIERIIATDL; translated from the coding sequence ATGAGCGACACCTCCTCCTTGCGCCCCTCCTCCGGCGGGCGGCTGTCCCGCCGCGGGTTCATCGCCGGGACCGGCGCCGCGGTCGTCCTGGGCGGGACCGCCCCCGCGCGGGCGTCCGCCGCTGCCGGGCCGATCGCGGACGGGGCGCACGTCCCCGTCCTGGTCATCGGCACCGGCTACGGCGGCGCGGTCGCCGCGCTGCGCCTGGCCCAGGCCGGCGTGGACGTCCACATGGTGGAGATGGGCATGGCCTGGGACACGCCCGGCCCCGACGGCAAGATCTTCTGCAACACGCGTGAGCCCGACTACCGGTCGTACTGGCTGCGCACCCGGACGAAGGCGCCGCTCAACTACTTCCTCGGCTTCCCCATCGACCGGGACATCCCCCGCCACACCGGCGTCCTCGACGCCGAGGAGTTCGCCGGGATCACCGTCTACCAGGGCCGCGGCGTCGGCGGCGGCTCGCTGGTGAACGGCGGCATGGCGGTCACCCCCAAGCGGGAGAACTTCGCCTCCGTGCTCCCCACGGTGAACGCGGCCGAGATGTACGACGTCTACTACCCGCGCGCCAACGCCGCCCTCGGCGTCGGCAGCGTGGACCCGGCCTGGTTCGAGTCGACGCCCTACTACCAGTACGCCCGGGTGGGCAGGAAGCACGCCCAGCGTTCCGGGTTCCCGTTCGTCTTCGTCCCGGACGTCTACGACTGGGACCACATGAAGCAGGAGGAGGCCGGCACCGTCCCCAAGTCGGCGCTGGCCGCCGAGATCCTCTACGGCAACAACCACGGCAAGAAGTCGCTGCAGAAGACGTACCTGGCGCAGGCGAGGGCGACCGGCCGGGTGGCGATCTCGCCGCTGCACCGCGTCACCTCGGTCGCCCCGGCCGGCTCCGGCCGGTACGCGGTGACGATCGAGCAGCTCGGCACGTCCGGCGCGGTCACCGCCACCAAGACGGTCACCGCCGGCCGGGTCTTCTTCGCCGCGGGCAGCGTCGGCACCAGCAAGCTGCTGGTCAAGCTGAAGGCGACCGGCGCGCTGCCGAACCTGAACGGCGAGGTCGGCAAGGGCTGGGGCGACAACGGCAACGTCATGTGCGGCCGGGCGAACCACCTGTGGGACCCGACCGGCGCCCAGCAGTCGGCGATCCCGTGCGCGGGCATCGACAACTGGACGGCCGGGGGCGCGTTCGCCGAGGTCGCGCCGCTGCCGACGGGGATCGAGACGTTCGCCTCCTTCTACCTGTCGATCACCCGCAACCCGCACCGCGCCGAGTTCACCTGGAACGCCGCGGCCGGACGGGTGGACCTGAGCTGGCAGACGGCGTGGAAGCAGCCGTCCATCGACATGGCCAAGACGATCTTCGACAGGATCAACTCCAAGGAGGGGACGATCTACCGGACCGACCTGTTCGGCGTCTACAAGATCTGGGGGGACCACCTGACGTACCATCCGCTGGGCGGCGCGGTCCTCGGCCGGGCCACCGACAACTACGGCCGCCTGTCCGGCCATCCGGGCCTCTACGTCATCGACGGGGCGCTGATCCCCGGCAACACGACCGTCAACCCGTTCGTCACCATCACGGCGCTGGCCGAGCGGAACATCGAGCGCATCATCGCCACCGATCTCTGA
- a CDS encoding alpha/beta hydrolase family protein: MADPLITDPLDVPGPRAATVPLTVHSAGTPLPGVLHVPAGDGPHPVLILLHGFPGNERNFDLAHAARRAGYASLVFHYRGSWGAGGSWSWAHVLEDAAAAVAALRDPATAAAWRLDPDRLAVAGHSAGGFAALMTAAALPAVAAAGSMAGFDFGAAAAACRADPALAASYTEAWRDELLPLAGTSAEDLVAEMLAAGDAYSLRGLADRLAGRPVLLVGAGRDTVAPPEVHHLPLVEAYGARPGGLLEHLVLDTDHALADHRVALARTLIGFLDRWLR; the protein is encoded by the coding sequence GTGGCCGACCCGCTCATCACCGACCCCCTCGACGTGCCCGGCCCGCGCGCGGCCACGGTCCCGCTGACCGTGCACAGCGCGGGCACGCCACTGCCCGGCGTCCTGCACGTGCCCGCCGGGGACGGCCCGCACCCCGTACTGATCCTGCTGCACGGCTTCCCCGGCAACGAGCGCAACTTCGACCTGGCGCACGCCGCCCGCCGGGCCGGGTACGCGTCCCTCGTGTTCCACTACCGCGGCTCGTGGGGCGCCGGCGGATCGTGGTCCTGGGCGCACGTGCTGGAGGACGCAGCGGCGGCCGTGGCGGCGCTCCGCGACCCCGCGACCGCCGCCGCCTGGCGCCTGGACCCCGACCGGCTGGCCGTGGCCGGGCACAGCGCGGGCGGGTTCGCCGCGCTCATGACCGCGGCCGCGCTGCCGGCGGTGGCCGCCGCCGGGTCGATGGCGGGCTTCGACTTCGGGGCGGCCGCCGCCGCCTGCCGCGCCGACCCCGCGCTCGCCGCCTCCTACACCGAGGCGTGGCGGGACGAGCTGCTGCCGCTGGCCGGCACCAGCGCCGAGGACCTGGTGGCCGAGATGCTGGCGGCCGGCGACGCCTACAGCCTGAGGGGCCTCGCCGACCGGCTGGCCGGGCGCCCGGTCCTGCTCGTCGGCGCGGGCCGCGACACCGTCGCCCCGCCCGAGGTCCACCACCTGCCCCTGGTCGAGGCGTACGGGGCCCGGCCCGGCGGCCTGCTCGAACACCTCGTCCTCGACACCGACCACGCCCTCGCCGACCACCGGGTGGCGCTGGCCCGCACCCTGATCGGCTTCCTCGACCGGTGGCTGAGGTGA
- a CDS encoding SRPBCC family protein, whose protein sequence is MSSCFEVVTLIHAPPELVFDASLSVEVHTTSMTASRERAVAGVTSGRLGPGDRVTWRARHFGVPWRMTSLISGYDRPAYFMDEQVTGPFRRWRHAHHFVLAPDEEGTVMRDVVDFAAPAGPLGAAAEALVLRRYLTRLILLRNAHLKRITEEAATPRD, encoded by the coding sequence GTGTCTTCGTGTTTCGAAGTCGTGACCCTCATCCACGCCCCGCCCGAGCTCGTCTTCGACGCCTCGCTGTCGGTCGAGGTCCACACCACCTCCATGACCGCCTCCCGCGAACGGGCCGTCGCCGGCGTCACCTCCGGCCGGCTCGGCCCCGGCGACCGGGTGACCTGGCGGGCCAGGCACTTCGGCGTCCCGTGGCGGATGACGTCGCTGATCAGCGGCTACGACCGGCCCGCGTACTTCATGGACGAGCAGGTGACGGGCCCGTTCCGCCGGTGGCGGCACGCGCACCACTTCGTTCTCGCGCCCGACGAGGAGGGCACGGTCATGCGGGACGTCGTCGACTTCGCCGCGCCCGCCGGGCCGCTCGGCGCCGCGGCGGAGGCCCTGGTGCTGCGCCGCTACCTGACGCGCCTCATCCTGCTCCGCAACGCGCACCTCAAGCGGATCACCGAGGAGGCGGCCACCCCGCGCGACTGA
- a CDS encoding CoA transferase → MIDDRTAPLAGLRVVELSSFVAAPLGGMTLAQLGADVVRVDPIGGGPDIGRWPLAPSGRSLYWAGLNKGKRSLTVDLRSARGRELVAGLAAAAGTLVTNAPPRPGLTYEELRERRPDLVYARLLGHRDGRSAVDYTVNAELGFPYATGPERHDGPVNHVLPAWDVACGLYLAIGLLAADRRRAATGEGRHVELALHDVALATAGNLGYLAQAQLGEARPRIGNDLYGDFGRDFGTADGRRVMVVTLTARHWRDLVAVTGLGRVMAALEEALPADFGRDRDRYTHREALAGLLAPWFAARTAAEAGKALAGTSVLWSHYRTFAEAATDLAGQPLMAELAQPGVGPHLAPGSPLVLDGRQAPPEPAPELGGDAETVLGELLDLPPSEVAALRADGVIG, encoded by the coding sequence GTGATCGATGATCGGACGGCCCCGCTGGCCGGGCTGCGGGTGGTCGAGCTGTCGAGCTTCGTCGCCGCGCCGCTCGGCGGGATGACGCTGGCGCAGCTCGGCGCGGACGTCGTACGGGTGGATCCGATCGGCGGCGGCCCCGACATCGGGCGCTGGCCGCTCGCGCCCTCCGGCCGCAGCCTCTACTGGGCGGGGCTCAACAAGGGCAAGCGCTCGCTCACCGTGGACCTGCGCTCGGCCCGCGGCCGTGAGCTGGTCGCCGGGCTCGCCGCCGCGGCCGGCACGCTGGTGACCAACGCGCCGCCGCGGCCGGGGCTGACGTACGAGGAGCTGCGGGAGCGGCGGCCCGACCTGGTGTACGCGCGGCTGCTCGGGCACCGCGACGGCCGCAGCGCCGTGGACTACACGGTCAACGCCGAGCTGGGTTTCCCGTACGCGACCGGCCCTGAGCGGCACGACGGGCCGGTCAACCACGTGCTGCCCGCCTGGGACGTGGCGTGCGGCCTCTACCTGGCGATCGGCCTGCTGGCGGCCGACCGGCGGCGGGCGGCGACCGGAGAGGGCCGGCACGTCGAGCTCGCCCTGCACGACGTGGCCCTCGCCACCGCGGGCAACCTCGGCTACCTGGCGCAGGCCCAGCTCGGGGAGGCCAGGCCACGCATCGGCAACGACCTGTACGGCGACTTCGGCCGCGACTTCGGCACCGCCGACGGGCGGCGCGTCATGGTCGTCACGCTCACCGCGCGGCACTGGCGCGACCTGGTGGCGGTCACCGGGCTGGGGCGGGTCATGGCGGCGCTGGAGGAGGCGCTGCCGGCCGACTTCGGCCGCGACCGCGACCGCTACACGCACCGGGAGGCGCTGGCCGGGCTGCTCGCACCGTGGTTCGCCGCGCGGACGGCGGCCGAGGCCGGCAAGGCGCTGGCGGGCACGTCGGTGCTGTGGTCGCACTACCGGACGTTCGCGGAGGCGGCGACGGACCTGGCGGGGCAGCCGCTGATGGCCGAGCTGGCGCAGCCGGGCGTCGGCCCGCATCTCGCGCCCGGCTCGCCGCTCGTGCTGGACGGCCGGCAGGCGCCGCCGGAGCCCGCCCCCGAGCTGGGGGGCGACGCGGAGACGGTGCTGGGCGAGCTGCTGGACCTGCCGCCGTCGGAGGTCGCGGCCCTGCGCGCGGACGGCGTGATCGGCTGA
- a CDS encoding STAS domain-containing protein → MTRALHPLRESGDTLAEHLLHVDPLLRVTCAVRSGPSLVRIVGEIDRSNGAELLRTLEQARRIDDELVVDVGGVSFTDVSGVRALAAFAGAGRAVVRDVPHQMGRLMRLAGIPAFGEPDGRSGA, encoded by the coding sequence ATGACGCGGGCGCTGCATCCGCTCCGGGAGAGCGGCGACACGCTCGCCGAGCACCTGCTCCACGTCGATCCCCTCCTCCGCGTCACCTGCGCCGTCCGGTCCGGCCCCTCGCTGGTCCGGATCGTCGGCGAGATCGACCGCAGCAACGGCGCCGAGCTGCTGCGCACGCTGGAGCAGGCCCGGCGGATCGACGACGAGCTCGTCGTCGACGTCGGCGGGGTCAGCTTCACCGACGTCAGCGGCGTGCGGGCGCTCGCGGCGTTCGCCGGGGCGGGCCGCGCGGTCGTCCGCGACGTCCCCCACCAGATGGGCCGGCTGATGCGGCTCGCGGGGATCCCCGCGTTCGGCGAGCCGGACGGGCGCTCCGGGGCGTGA
- a CDS encoding DUF2243 domain-containing protein, producing MAEERRAGDDRRRVMLPGVVLGIGLGGFVDGILLHQILQWHHMLSSTDTDNIGVRDYPVTTVPGLRMNTLWDGLFHAVTWIAVLTGIGLLYSRVTASRGRVWRSRALWGWILAGWGLFNLVEGVVDHHLLGIHHVRTGPGQLAWDLGFLVFGALLVVAGWGLQRGAPVVDLCEPRTADGPRR from the coding sequence ATGGCGGAGGAGAGAAGGGCCGGCGACGACCGGCGGCGCGTCATGCTGCCCGGGGTGGTGCTCGGGATCGGGCTCGGCGGGTTCGTCGACGGGATCCTGCTGCACCAGATCCTGCAGTGGCACCACATGCTGAGCAGCACGGACACCGACAACATCGGCGTGCGCGACTATCCGGTGACCACCGTGCCCGGGCTCCGGATGAACACCCTCTGGGACGGCCTGTTCCACGCGGTCACCTGGATCGCGGTGCTGACCGGCATCGGGCTGCTGTACTCCCGCGTCACCGCCTCGCGCGGGCGGGTGTGGCGCTCGCGGGCGCTGTGGGGCTGGATCCTCGCGGGGTGGGGGCTGTTCAACCTGGTGGAGGGCGTCGTGGACCACCACCTGCTGGGCATCCACCACGTGCGGACCGGGCCCGGCCAGCTCGCCTGGGACCTCGGGTTCCTGGTGTTCGGCGCGCTGCTCGTGGTCGCCGGCTGGGGCCTGCAGCGCGGGGCGCCGGTCGTCGACCTGTGCGAGCCGCGCACGGCGGACGGCCCCCGGCGGTGA
- a CDS encoding cytochrome c oxidase assembly protein — MTHQHEHAATVASAVPVLLLALALAGGHLVAAARTPGWSRWRAAAFTGGAALAAFALTGPLAAYAAADFRGHMVQHLLVAMIAPLGLVLGAPVTLLLRALPRPYARRLGRLLRARVPHLLAHPVTALVLSTGGMIALYCTPLYRAAMVTPWLHALVHAHFLVSGCLFAWAIAGPDPAPRRPSVPARLVVLGVAVAAHAGLSQLMYAGLWVDLPVPAAQRTGAAEIMYYGGDLAELLLAAVLVAGWRPGRSVAYARQPA; from the coding sequence GTGACGCACCAGCACGAGCACGCCGCCACCGTCGCAAGTGCCGTTCCTGTGCTGCTGCTCGCCCTGGCGCTCGCCGGCGGCCACCTCGTGGCCGCCGCGCGGACGCCGGGCTGGAGCCGGTGGCGGGCGGCGGCGTTCACCGGCGGGGCGGCGCTGGCCGCGTTCGCGCTCACCGGGCCGCTCGCCGCGTACGCCGCCGCCGACTTCCGCGGGCACATGGTCCAGCACCTGCTGGTGGCCATGATCGCGCCGCTGGGGCTGGTGCTCGGCGCGCCGGTGACCCTGCTTCTGCGCGCGCTGCCCCGCCCGTACGCGCGCCGCCTCGGCCGGCTGCTGCGCGCCCGCGTCCCGCACCTGCTGGCGCACCCGGTCACCGCGCTCGTGCTGAGCACCGGCGGGATGATCGCGCTCTACTGCACGCCGCTCTACCGCGCCGCCATGGTCACGCCGTGGCTGCACGCGCTGGTGCACGCGCACTTCCTGGTGTCGGGATGTCTGTTCGCGTGGGCGATCGCCGGGCCGGATCCCGCGCCGCGCCGCCCTTCGGTGCCGGCGCGGCTGGTGGTGCTGGGCGTGGCCGTCGCGGCGCACGCCGGGCTCTCCCAGCTCATGTACGCGGGGCTCTGGGTGGACCTGCCGGTGCCGGCCGCGCAGCGTACCGGCGCCGCCGAGATCATGTACTACGGCGGCGACCTCGCCGAGCTCCTGCTGGCGGCCGTCCTGGTGGCCGGTTGGCGGCCGGGGAGGAGCGTCGCGTACGCCCGGCAGCCGGCTTAA